ACTTTGAGCCATAGGCCTGGCAGTTCAGGGCAGTCCAGCCTGTGCCGTCTGAGCCCATATTGCTGTACAAAATCCCTTTTTCCTGCTCGTCTGAGGCCTTAACCACAGCCGCCCCTGCCCCATCTCCGAAAAGTATGCAGCTTGCGCGGTCTTTATAGTTGGTTATCTTGCTGAGCGTTTCAGCACCTATCACAAGCACATTATTCAAAGCACCGTTATTTATGCAGTTGGCCGCTGTCATAAGGGCGAATACAAACCCGCTGCATGCGGCAGAAAGGTCGTACGCCGCTGAATTCTTCGCTCCCAAATCAGCCTGCACAAAACATGCAGTCGAGGGAAAAACCATCTCCGGTGTAACCGTGGCAACTATTATTAAATCAAGCTCTTCAGGATCCATCCTGGCCTGCTCAAGCGCCTTCCTTGCAGCCTCAGCAGCAAGTGAAGCGGTGGTTTCATTCTCGCCGGCTATGTGCCTTTCCTTGATTCCTGTTCTTGTAGTGATCCATTCGTCGTTGGTTTCTACGATTTTTGTCAGATCATCGTTGGTAAGGATATTCCCCGGAAGCGCCGAACCTGTTCCGGCGATCACTGCGCTCCTTGAGGGCAATTGTACTTTTGGATTATTATTGCTCATTGCGGAGTCTCCACAGACCTGCTGGACAGCCAATCAACTATCTGGTCGTTTATTTGTTTGTTTGTGAATCTCTCGGCTGCAAGCACTGCATTCTTTATAGAACGTGGCACACTCGACCCGTGGCATATAACAGAAGTTCCGTTCACGCCCAGAAGCAGCGCACCTCCATACTCATGATAGTCGTATTTCTTGTAAAAACGCTTCATCATACCCTTGAATTTAAGGGCAAAGAGCATATTTTCTTTTTTCAGTTCATCTCTTATAGCCCCGAAGAGGTGGTCAACAAGCCCCTCGGTTAGCTTTAACACAATATTACCAACAAAACCCTCGCAAACTGTAACATCGCAAACACCCTTAAAAACATCCCTTCCTTCAATGTTTCCAATGAAGTTTAGGTCTTCATCGTCTCTTAAAAGCGCACGTGTTTTCTTTGTAACCTCATTGCCTTTGCTTTCCTCCTCACCTATACTCAATAGCCCCACTCTCGGCTTTTCTATACCAAGCATCTGACTTGAATAAACGCTTGCCATAATCGCATACTGATATATGTTGATCGGCTTGCAGGACACATTCGCCCCAACATCACATACAACGTGCGGGCCTGTTTTTGTAGGGAAAACAACTGCAATACCCGGCCTGTTCACGCCGGGAAGATTTCTCATTCTGAGCTGACTTGCAGCTACGCAGGCTCCTGTATTGCCCGCAGAAACTATAGCATCTACCTCACCTTTGGACGCCATCTTCGCCATAACAGCAATAGAGCTGCTGCGTTTCTTCTTAATCGCCTCCACAGGAGGTTCTTCCATACCGATTACTTCCGGTGCGTGGATTATCTCAAGATTGTCAAACTTAGAGGCATTTTTGAATTCACTGAGTTTGTTTTTAACAATCTCTTCGGGGCCTACCAGATATATGGCATCGCCCTTTTCAATTTCCTTAGCAGCGAGCAGGGCTCCTTCAATATTAACCCCGGGAGCTCCGTCTCCGCCCATTACGTCCAAGGCAACTCGCATTTTCAGCTTGCGGCCTCCGTATCGATATCAATACTTATCTTCTTGTTGTAGTACCCGCAGTTTCCGCAGGCCGCATGAGGCAGCTTAGACTCGCCACACTGCTGGCATACAGAGTAGTTCACAGGGCGAAGGGCGTGATGAGCTCTTCTTGTCCTAGTGCGGGAACGACTCGTCTTTTTTACTGGCTGCATTATTATCTCCGTTTATATATGTTTGCTGTCAAATTTATAGTACTTTACCACTAAAAACTATCGCCCCACGGCTTAACGCAAGCGGCGGGGCTTAATTCATTTTGCAAAACAGAGCAGATTAAATATAAAAAAACAGCCCCCTTGTCAAGAAAAAACTACAGGCCTTAACTGTGCAGTTTTTACATTACAATGCCCGGCTGCAGTTCTGTTCGCATAAGCCCTTGCCAAACAGGATCTTACATACAGCTTTATTCCAGAGGTGTTCTGTTTTTTATCTCAAAGAAGAACTGCTCAAAAAAACTTTCTGCAATAAAGGAAATTTGCTCCAAACATTGCCCGACATTGAAAAGAACTTTTTGAATTTATCAAAGACAAACCTGAATAAGTTTTCACTGCCCCGATTATACAAGAGCGGATAAATTTTTGAACAGTAAAATATACAATAAATTCACTGTAGATGCAGGAAAAAATAATACAGAAACCTTCTAAATCTTCCGGCGAAGGCTTTAAAAGGGTTGGAGACTTCGTTTTACTAATTGTTTTTTTCTCGAAATAGGCTTTTGTATGAATATAATTATTCTCTTAAAGCTCAGTCCGCTTGAGCATAATTAGCGGTTCAAAGTTAACTGAGAGGCCTTATAAAACCTTCAGCAGGGAATTAAAATTTATGGCAAAAAAACCAAGGTCTAACTGGGGCGGTTTTTCGCTCAACCCCCGGCTTGAAATGCCAGAAGGCGTTTGGATGCAGTGCAGCAGCTGCAAAAACACGCTCTACTGCAAGGCCGTAGCTTCGAATATGCATATCTGCACAGAATGCGGTCAGCATTTCCGCATTGATGCCGATACAAGGATAAAACAGCTCGCAGATGAAAGCTCATTTGAAGAGTTCGATTCTGAGCTGATCAGCTCAGACCCTCTGAATTTTCACTTCCGGGGAACGAGCTATAAAGACAGACTCAGAACAGATGCCGAAAAAAGCGGCTCCACAGAGGCAGTAAAAATCGGGCGCGCATTCATAAAAGGCCGAAGGGTGATCCTCGGAGTTATGGATTCGAGTTTCCTGATGGGCTCAATGGGCGAGGTAGTAGGCGAGAAATTCTGCCGAGCGGCAGAAAGAGCTGTTGAGGAAAAAGTGCCTTTGATAATGGTGGTATGCAGCGGCGGAGCAAGGATGCACGAGGGGGTAATCTCGGTGCAGCAGATGGCAAAAACCAGCGCCGCCCTTTCCCGGCTCGATGATGCGGGAGGGCTTTTCATCCCCATCCTCACGGACCCCACAACAGGCGGAGTAACAGCGAGCTTTGCGATGCTGGGCGATATTATTGCAGCAGAGCCCGGAGCCCTTATCGGCTTTGCAGGCCCGAGAGTTATCAAGCAGACGATAAACGTTGATTTGCCTGAAGGATTTCAGAGAAGCGAATTCCTCCTTGAACACGGGTTCGTGGATATGATAATAGACAGAAGAGATTTGCGGAAAGAGCTTGCAAAACTCATAGATTATTTATGGAACAAATGATGGGCTATTTCAGAGAAAATATTGAAAATTTAGAGGCCTATGTTCCCGGTTACCAGCCGGCAGGAAATGATGTTATAAAGCTCAACACCAATGAGAATGCATACGGGCCATCTCCAAAGGCGGGAGAAGCCCTTAAAAACTTCAGTCCGGACGAGCTTCGCAAATATCCTCAGCCCTCGGCAGATAAATTCCGCAAGATTGCCGCTGAGGTAAACAACGTCGGCATAGACAACATAATCTGCACCAACGGCGGAGATGAACTGCTCACGCTCGCTTTCAGGGCTTTCACAGATGAAAAACGAAACGTATGCTGGGCATCGCCCACTTATTCACTCTACGACGAGCTTTCAGGTATTCAGGGCTGCTCGGCACTTCGAGTAACATATCAGCCGGATGAGGCCGTGCAGAAAATCGCAGAGATATCCGCTTCGCTGAGCATCCTGTGCAATCCGAACGCCCCCACAGGCGATTTCATCACGCCTGACAGAATCTCAATGCTTGCGGCAAGGCTTGAAGGGCTCGGAATCCTGCTGATAGACGAGGCGTATGTGGATTTCGCTCCGGCAAGCTGCGCACCGCTTGTGAAAGAATTCGACAATATAATCGTGCTCAGGTCTATGTCTAAGGGGTACGGGCTTGCAGGGCTTCGCTTCGGATACGGGATCGTATCGGAGAATCTGCTTGAAGGGCTCAATAAGGTGCGCGATTCGTACAACGTAAACCGGCTTTCGGTGGAGATCGCCTCCGCAGCCCTCGCTGATCAGAACTACTTCCGCAAAACGGTTGAAAAGATAAAACAGCAGAGAGAAACGCTTCGCGTTGAGCTGGTGAAACTCGGCTTTGAGGTGAATAAGAGCCATACAAACTTCGTGCTGGCCCAGCATCCAGAAGCAAAGCAGATATACAATAAGCTTTTCGAAGCAGGCATCATAGTTCGCTATTTCGACCTTGACGGTCTTCGAGATAAGCTTAGGATTACCGTAGGAACAAATAATCAAAACAACAAACTGCTCGACACCCTGAGCACGATACTACCAGCCCTTTAGGAGAAAAGTTATGTCTGAAAGGAAGGCAGAGATAAACCGCAAAACCACCGAAACGCAGGTAAACCTGAGCGTCGATCTGGACGGGAAGGGCATCTGCAAAGCCAACACCGGCATCGGTTTTCTCGACCATATGCTTGCCCATTTAAGCAAACACAGCGGGATTGACATTACTGTCAAAGCCGCTGGAGATTATGAAGTTGACAGCCACCATACCTGCGAGGATGCCGCAATCTGCCTTGGCACAGCATTCAACGAGGCTCTGGGCGATAAACGCGGAATTAACAGATACGGCTGGGCAAGCGTTCCTATGGAAGACGCCCTGGCGAATACCTCTGTTGATATATCAGGACGCCCTTTCCTTGCGTATAATGTGCAATTTTCGAGCAGCAGGATAGGCTCGTTTGATGTGGAGCTGCTGGAAGAATTTCTGCGGTCTTTCACAAATTCTGCGAGAATAAATATGCATATAAATGTGCCTTACGGAACGAACAACCATCACATAGCTGAATCCGTGTTCAAGGCTCTCGGACAGGCCTTTGGAATTGCGGTGAAAGTTACAGGAGACGAAATACCAAGTACGAAAGGTGTGCTGTGAAAGTAGTTGATACAACCTTTGAATACAGAACGGGTCTGGGTACAGATATCCACAGGCTCGACGAGGACGAAAAATTGTTCCTCGGAGGTGTTGAAATCCCTTTTGACAAGGGCCTCGTAGGCCACAGCGACGGGGATGTAGTGATTCATGCTGTAATAGATGCCATACTCGGGGCTGCTTGCATTGGTGATATAGGCGAATTTTTCCCGAACAGCGACGAAAGATACCACAATATAGACAGCAAAAAGCTGCTTTCGTTCGTAATAGAGATAACCGAATCGGAGAAATGGGAATTCGTTAATATTGATATAGTAATAAAGGCTGAAGAACCCAACCTTTCTGCTTATAAGAAGCAGATAAAGAGGAGCATTGCAGATATATGCGGTGCGGACTTTGCGAAGGTAAACATAAAGGCCAAAACAAACGAAGGTATGGGTGCTGTGGGCAGATGCGAGGCTATTGAAGCAATGGCTATGGTGCTCCTGAGAAGAGCTGTTAAGAATAAATTTTAAGAACGCCGCTCGCAGGGCAGCCGGCAAAGAAACTTGCCGTTATTAAAAAGATGAGATGAAAATTAAACCAATAGAGATTGAAAGAGTCCTGCCGCTGATAAAATTCGCAGTTGAAGAAGATTTCGGCGGGGGCGACCACACCACAAGGATAACAATACCTCCAGACAGCAACGCGAGAACATACCTCAGAGCGAGGGAAGACTTGGTTTTCTGCGGGCGTGAGGTAGCAGAGCTTGTTCTGCAGGAATACAGCAGCGAGCTTCATATTGAGTTCTTCGCTGGCGATGGGCACTTTGCAAAGAAAGGCGAATCCATCGCAACTGTTTACGGGCCTCTTCGAGCAATGCTCAGCGCAGAGAGGGTTCTTCTGAATTTCCTCCAGAGGCTCTGCGGGGTATCAACGGCAACAAAGAGATACGTTGACATTATCAAAGGCACAGGTGCAGGCATCTACGATACCCGCAAAACCACTCCGGGCTGGCGTGAGCTGGAGAAATTTGCCGTCAGATGCGGCGGCGGCTTCAACCATCGCTACAACCTCTCTGATGCTGTTATGCTCAAAGACAACCACTTTGCCCACCTCGGTGAAGACCACGAATCACAGCTCAGAAGATTCGTAGATATGAGCAAGGCCTTGGAAGGGGTTAAATTTGTATGCGTTGAGGTTGATGAGCTTGCAGAGCAGTTTCATACTGTTCTCAAGGTAAAGGGCGTTGATATAATCCTTCTGGACAATATGAGCCCCGAGCAGATGTCTTACGCTGTTGAAGTGCGAAACGAAACCGCCCCAAACAAAGAGCTCGAAGCCAGCGGCGGGATCACCGAACAAACCCTGCGCGCTGTAGCTGAAACGGGCGTTGACAGAATATCCATAGGAGCCCTTACCCACGGGGCAAGATCAGTGGATCTGGGGCTCGATGATAATTAGCTTTCGGAGGTGAAATATGAAACGGCTGCTTATACTTCTGCTGCTTGCAGCTTCGATTGATGCCATAGGCAAACCTTGGCGGAATTATGAAGTTTACCAGCCGGATCTCCATAAGTACAGGGTGATCAGAAGCTCGGAGCAGACAGGCAGGTTCAACGACGGCAGCTCTGTAGTATGGTTCAAAGGAGGCTGGTACTGCTTTTGGAACAGCAGAGATGAAAAGTTTGAGAAGAATGACATCTACTACAGCGTAAGCCGAGACCTTAGGAGATGGTCTGAGCCGAAAAAGCTTTTCGAATCCGACAGCTCCGGCAAGAGAGCAGAACCCTTCATTTACGGAAGGAGCCTCTGGCTCTTCTGGAAAACATCTTCCGGCAGGCTTGCACTTTCCCGTTTTGATGAAATGGACGAGCCCGAGAAAACCGTTTATCCGAAGATTGAAGGCTTTGATAAGAATTCCGATATCACTCTGCAAGGAACACCTTTTATAGTAAATGCCGGTGTAGCTGGTGCAAACTTCCTCGTTCTGGATAAGGATTCCAGGACGCTTCTCACAGCACAGACAAAAGATGAAGGCAAAACTTGGGAGAAAATCGGCGAAATAAAGCCCCTTCCTAAGGGCGATTTCAATGCCGCTGTTTGGCGAAGCGGCGAAACAAAGCTCTCAGCCTTCATCAAACCCCAGTTCAATCCGGAAGACCCAAGCTGCATATACGCAGAATCCATAGACTGGGGCAAGCACTGGAGCTATCCCCAGAAATTTCCGTTCAATATGGTAGAAACGCCTGTGAGAGGTTTCAATCAGGCCGAAAGCTTTGAGCAGTCCGAAAAGCTTACGCGAAACTTCCTCGTTACCAATGATTCGAAATACAAAGGGCGCTCGGAGGATATAACCGCTCACGACAACCTTGCTATTTTCTGCAAACACGGCCCAAACTTCGATTTTGAAGCAGGCCGAACGATATCAAGGACAGACCCGTTTGCCTTTAATCCGCACTGTTTTATAAGGGGCGAAAGACTCGTTGTTTCCTATACAAGCGGGATCGAGAATCAGGCAATTAAGATTGCGGTAATGCAGATGCCGAAAGAGGAGAAGTACTATATATACCCGCGTTCGAAGGGCTTCCCTGATACTGAAAGACCCCAGAAAAGAGGAAATTACTACCACTTCAGCTCCGGCCAAAGGATTGACACCAAAGAAGAACTCGAGATCGATGAAACAGGATTTGCAGCGAGTGCTTGGGTTCGCACCGGCAACGGGGGGACAATCTTAGACTGCAGAACCGAGGAAGGCGGATTTATCTGGAAAATCGAAAGCCGCAGGCAGGTTATGGTTCTCCCTGAGGTGGATGAGATAGAGTCTGAAGTGATTGAAAATCTCGATCAGTGGCAATGTGTAGGGGCAAGGCTTGATGCTCTTGAGGGTAAAATAACCTTTTATGCCTCAGGCGAAAAACTTAGCGAAAAGAAATACCCCAAAGATAAACTCGGCAGACTTTCCGGCTCAAAAGCTGTAATCGGAAATTCAGACTCTCAAGCAGGCTTCTCAGGAGATATCAGGGCTCTCAAGCTCTACAGTACGCCTGCAGATAAGAAATATCTTAGCGAGATGTATAAAAGACTTCTCTGGGAGCTCAAACGCAAAGCTTCCAGAGACAAACCAATCCCCGAAAGTAAAGAACTTATCCTGAATATGGACCCGACAGATCAGGAGCTAATGGAAAAATTTACATTGCCGGAGAAAAGCCAAGCGGGGACAGTGGAATACGGAACTGAAGCAGGCAGGAAATTTTTGTATTTCAACGGGGAATCCTCCGCAGGGCTTGATTTCGACTACAACACGAGAAAGTACGGCGACTACCTGCAGCTCGAATTTACTTTCAAGATGCTCGCTGAGGAGGAAACCGTGCTTTGCAGCTTCGGCGACAGAGACGTACCTGTAGAAGTGGTGGCAAGGCAGAATGCCGTTTATATGCGATTTGAGGGCAATGATCAGGTTCTTGGAGAGCTTAAGCCTCAATCTTGGAACACCATAAATATATTCACAGGCGGCTCGATCAGCAGAGCAAAAATGAACAACCATTCATACAGGCAAATCTCGCACCACCCAATTGCCAACTGGGCATATCTGGGCAAGGGCTTCCCCACCGGTGAGCAGCCTGAGAGCGGGCGCTTTATGGTGGATATATCATCAGTCCGCTCAAGAATCCTCGACAGCGAGCTTTAAAAAATTCCGCCCTTCTCAAGATATATAATCTGCCCACCCAAAGGCATTAATCGTATTATATTGATATAATCGAAAGGGATACCGTGAAAAAATCAGGCATATCAATACTCACTTCAGCTTTACTGCTGTTTATTCCGTGCATGGGCTGGTCTGCTCAGAATGTTGTTATAGATAAATCCACCTGCTGGGGAGAATGGGAAGGATGGGGCTGTTCGCTTTGCTGGTGGGCGGCTGAATTCGGCCACCGCCACGACCTTGCAGATATACTTTTCACCTACGACTATACCGATTTAAACGGGAAATCTTTGCCCGGGCTCGGAATGAATATCGTTCGCTATAATGCCGGTGCGTGCAGCTGGAATTCAATCAACGGCACTGAGATGCAGGAATCGCCTAATATTCATGACACACGACAGATGGAAGGCTTCTGGATAGACTGGCTCAGCAGCGATCCATATTCTGCAAGCTGGGACTGGTCTGTCGATGACCGGCAGCGGCAGATGCTCCAGAAAGCCAAGGCCAGAGGTGCAAACCGTTTTGAGCTTTTCTCCAACTCGCCGATGTGGTGGATGTGCAAAAATAACAACCCCTCCGGCTCAGAATCCGGTTCCGAAGACAATCTCGCTCAGGACAGATTCGATGACCACGCAGTGTATATGGCCACTGTAGCGAAGTATTACCAAGAACATTTCGGAGTAAGCTTCACTACCGTTGACCCCTTCAACGAACCAATCGCAGACTGGTGGGATGCTGATAATAATCAGGAAGGCTGTCATTTCGACCGTTCCTCGCAGGCTCAAATTATCAGCCTTTTGCGAAATGAGCTGGATTCCCGCGGTCTTTCTGAACTGAAAATATCCGCTTCCGATGAATCACATTTCTCGATGGCACTTAGCACCCTCGACGCCTTCAAGGCTGAGACAAAATCAAAAATTGGTCAGACAAACGTGCACGGCTATCAACGGACAAACGGACCAAGAGAAGAGCTCTACTACAGGAATGCAGGCAAGAGGCTGTGGAACAGCGAGTATGGCGGGAACGATCTGACAGGAATCGAAATGGCAAAAAATATATGCCTTGATTTTCGCTACCTCCACCCCAATGCATGGTGCTATTGGCAGCCGCTGGACTGGGCAAACTGGGGGCTTATTGATGCAAACCTGCCAAACAGCTGGGTTGGGCAGGCTGAAAACAAATTCTTCGCTCTCGCTCAGTTCACCCGCAAAATTCAGCAGGGAGACCTAATCCTGAACAGCGGACGAGAAGATATGGTTGTAAGCTGCAGCCCTGAAAAGGAGAGGCTCGTGATCGTTGTGGTAAACGACAGCGAAACTGAGAACTACACCTTCGATTTATCGGCCTTTCAGGCAGCAGAAGGCCCTGTAAAAAACTGGCGCACCCTCGCTGATTCAAGCGAGCAATATCAGCGCAAAAGCGACATAGCCATTTCCGGCAAATCATTCACCGCAGAGATTGCGGAAAACAGTATTCATACATTTGTAGTGAAAAATTTTGTACAGCCGGCTGAGACTATCGGAAACAAACCAAAACCCGGCTTCTGGTACAGAATTACCCCGCAGCACAGCGGAAAGTGCATCGAAGTTAACGGAAGCAGCTCCGCAGACGGGGCAAATGTTGAGCAAAACAGTTTCTCCGGCGGTGAGAATCAGCAATGGAAACTGGAAGATGCAGAGGAAGGCTTCTTCCGCATAACACCCCGACACGCTCAGGATAAATGCCTTTCTGTGAAAAACCAGTCTGCCGGGAACGGTGCAAGCCTTCAGCAGTTATCCTACACAGGCCATACAAGCCAGAAATGGAGGCTTGTTCCCAGCGAGGATGGGAAATTCTCGCTCACAGCACAAAACAGCGAAAAGGCGATGGATGTAAGCTCAGTATCCTCAGATGATGGAGCTAATATAATTCAGTGGCCAGGGAGCGGGAATGATAATCAGCGTTTTGAATTCGCTGAAATTGAGCCTGTATGCAGCATATCCCCCGCTCAGGGCGATATAAACGAAGACTGCAAAGTAAATCTGGCAGATCTTGAGATTGCAGCTGAAAACTGGCTCTATGACTGCCTCGGCAGCGGTATGGAAGAAATGCTCGGAGCAGAATGCAGCGTAAATTTGGCTCATTTGGCAATCATAGCCGATAACTGGCAGATTACAGGCCTGCAGGATTAAATTCATC
This window of the Sedimentisphaera salicampi genome carries:
- a CDS encoding beta-ketoacyl-ACP synthase III, with amino-acid sequence MSNNNPKVQLPSRSAVIAGTGSALPGNILTNDDLTKIVETNDEWITTRTGIKERHIAGENETTASLAAEAARKALEQARMDPEELDLIIVATVTPEMVFPSTACFVQADLGAKNSAAYDLSAACSGFVFALMTAANCINNGALNNVLVIGAETLSKITNYKDRASCILFGDGAGAAVVKASDEQEKGILYSNMGSDGTGWTALNCQAYGSKYPADKPLEDEAKKYMFINGREVYQLAVRKIVETVEDCLDKTGLKSEDIKKVVPHQMNARIIESSAKRLGLTQDQLFVNIDKTGNTSAASIPIALDECNRAGHISEGDYVALVAFGAGLTWGGNIIKF
- the plsX gene encoding phosphate acyltransferase PlsX produces the protein MRVALDVMGGDGAPGVNIEGALLAAKEIEKGDAIYLVGPEEIVKNKLSEFKNASKFDNLEIIHAPEVIGMEEPPVEAIKKKRSSSIAVMAKMASKGEVDAIVSAGNTGACVAASQLRMRNLPGVNRPGIAVVFPTKTGPHVVCDVGANVSCKPINIYQYAIMASVYSSQMLGIEKPRVGLLSIGEEESKGNEVTKKTRALLRDDEDLNFIGNIEGRDVFKGVCDVTVCEGFVGNIVLKLTEGLVDHLFGAIRDELKKENMLFALKFKGMMKRFYKKYDYHEYGGALLLGVNGTSVICHGSSVPRSIKNAVLAAERFTNKQINDQIVDWLSSRSVETPQ
- the rpmF gene encoding 50S ribosomal protein L32 — its product is MQPVKKTSRSRTRTRRAHHALRPVNYSVCQQCGESKLPHAACGNCGYYNKKISIDIDTEAAS
- the accD gene encoding acetyl-CoA carboxylase, carboxyltransferase subunit beta; translated protein: MAKKPRSNWGGFSLNPRLEMPEGVWMQCSSCKNTLYCKAVASNMHICTECGQHFRIDADTRIKQLADESSFEEFDSELISSDPLNFHFRGTSYKDRLRTDAEKSGSTEAVKIGRAFIKGRRVILGVMDSSFLMGSMGEVVGEKFCRAAERAVEEKVPLIMVVCSGGARMHEGVISVQQMAKTSAALSRLDDAGGLFIPILTDPTTGGVTASFAMLGDIIAAEPGALIGFAGPRVIKQTINVDLPEGFQRSEFLLEHGFVDMIIDRRDLRKELAKLIDYLWNK
- the hisC gene encoding histidinol-phosphate transaminase, which gives rise to MEQMMGYFRENIENLEAYVPGYQPAGNDVIKLNTNENAYGPSPKAGEALKNFSPDELRKYPQPSADKFRKIAAEVNNVGIDNIICTNGGDELLTLAFRAFTDEKRNVCWASPTYSLYDELSGIQGCSALRVTYQPDEAVQKIAEISASLSILCNPNAPTGDFITPDRISMLAARLEGLGILLIDEAYVDFAPASCAPLVKEFDNIIVLRSMSKGYGLAGLRFGYGIVSENLLEGLNKVRDSYNVNRLSVEIASAALADQNYFRKTVEKIKQQRETLRVELVKLGFEVNKSHTNFVLAQHPEAKQIYNKLFEAGIIVRYFDLDGLRDKLRITVGTNNQNNKLLDTLSTILPAL
- the hisB gene encoding imidazoleglycerol-phosphate dehydratase HisB, whose product is MSERKAEINRKTTETQVNLSVDLDGKGICKANTGIGFLDHMLAHLSKHSGIDITVKAAGDYEVDSHHTCEDAAICLGTAFNEALGDKRGINRYGWASVPMEDALANTSVDISGRPFLAYNVQFSSSRIGSFDVELLEEFLRSFTNSARINMHINVPYGTNNHHIAESVFKALGQAFGIAVKVTGDEIPSTKGVL
- the ispF gene encoding 2-C-methyl-D-erythritol 2,4-cyclodiphosphate synthase encodes the protein MKVVDTTFEYRTGLGTDIHRLDEDEKLFLGGVEIPFDKGLVGHSDGDVVIHAVIDAILGAACIGDIGEFFPNSDERYHNIDSKKLLSFVIEITESEKWEFVNIDIVIKAEEPNLSAYKKQIKRSIADICGADFAKVNIKAKTNEGMGAVGRCEAIEAMAMVLLRRAVKNKF
- the nadC gene encoding carboxylating nicotinate-nucleotide diphosphorylase — encoded protein: MKIKPIEIERVLPLIKFAVEEDFGGGDHTTRITIPPDSNARTYLRAREDLVFCGREVAELVLQEYSSELHIEFFAGDGHFAKKGESIATVYGPLRAMLSAERVLLNFLQRLCGVSTATKRYVDIIKGTGAGIYDTRKTTPGWRELEKFAVRCGGGFNHRYNLSDAVMLKDNHFAHLGEDHESQLRRFVDMSKALEGVKFVCVEVDELAEQFHTVLKVKGVDIILLDNMSPEQMSYAVEVRNETAPNKELEASGGITEQTLRAVAETGVDRISIGALTHGARSVDLGLDDN
- a CDS encoding RICIN domain-containing protein, which produces MKKSGISILTSALLLFIPCMGWSAQNVVIDKSTCWGEWEGWGCSLCWWAAEFGHRHDLADILFTYDYTDLNGKSLPGLGMNIVRYNAGACSWNSINGTEMQESPNIHDTRQMEGFWIDWLSSDPYSASWDWSVDDRQRQMLQKAKARGANRFELFSNSPMWWMCKNNNPSGSESGSEDNLAQDRFDDHAVYMATVAKYYQEHFGVSFTTVDPFNEPIADWWDADNNQEGCHFDRSSQAQIISLLRNELDSRGLSELKISASDESHFSMALSTLDAFKAETKSKIGQTNVHGYQRTNGPREELYYRNAGKRLWNSEYGGNDLTGIEMAKNICLDFRYLHPNAWCYWQPLDWANWGLIDANLPNSWVGQAENKFFALAQFTRKIQQGDLILNSGREDMVVSCSPEKERLVIVVVNDSETENYTFDLSAFQAAEGPVKNWRTLADSSEQYQRKSDIAISGKSFTAEIAENSIHTFVVKNFVQPAETIGNKPKPGFWYRITPQHSGKCIEVNGSSSADGANVEQNSFSGGENQQWKLEDAEEGFFRITPRHAQDKCLSVKNQSAGNGASLQQLSYTGHTSQKWRLVPSEDGKFSLTAQNSEKAMDVSSVSSDDGANIIQWPGSGNDNQRFEFAEIEPVCSISPAQGDINEDCKVNLADLEIAAENWLYDCLGSGMEEMLGAECSVNLAHLAIIADNWQITGLQD